From one Melospiza melodia melodia isolate bMelMel2 chromosome 4, bMelMel2.pri, whole genome shotgun sequence genomic stretch:
- the SLC38A2 gene encoding sodium-coupled neutral amino acid symporter 2 isoform X1, whose product MSSAEMGKFNISPDEDSSSYSSNSNDFSYPYPTKPAAMKSHYADIDPENQNFLLDSNLGKKKYETQYHPGTTSFGMSVFNLSNAIVGSGILGLSFAMANTGIALFVILLLFVSIFSLYSVHLLLKTANEGGSLLYEQLGMKAFGMAGKLAASGSITMQNIGAMSSYLFIVKYELPLVIKTFMNIEETTGEWYLNGDYLVLLVSVILILPLSLLKNLGYLGYTSGFSLLCMVFFLIVVIWKMFQIPCPADSVIMNVTLLNATVAPLVAENITSEDMCKPKYFIFNSQTVYAVPILTFSFVCHPAILPIYEELKGRSRKRMMNVSYVSFFAMFLMYLLAALFGYLTFYGKVEPELLHTYSAYLGADVLLLIVRLAVLMAVTLTVPVVIFPIRSSITQLLWAGKEFSWWRHCSITISLLAFTNLLVIFVPTIRDIFGFIGASAAAMLIFILPSAFYIKLVKKEPMKSVQKIGASFFFLSGILVMTGCMTLIILDWIQNVKSDGH is encoded by the exons ATGAGCAGCGCCGAGATGGGCAAGTTCAACATCTCGCCCGACGAGGACAGCAGCAGCTACAGCTCCAACAGCAACGACTTCAGCTACCCCTACCCCACCAAGCCGGCTGCCATGAAGAG CCACTATGCAGATATTGATCCGGAAAACCAAAATTTCTTGCTCGATTCCAATCTTGGAAAGAAGAAATACGAAACTCAGTAT CATCCGGGTACTACTTCCTTTGGAATGTCAGTATTTAATCTGAGCAATGCTATTGTGGGTAGTGGCATCCTTGGTCTTTCTTTTGCCATGGCTAACACTGGAATTGCTCTTTTTGT GATTCTCCTGCTGTTTGTCTCAATATTTTCTTTGTATTCAGTGCATCTTCTTTTGAAGACTGCCAATGAAGGAG GATCTTTATTATATGAACAGTTGGGAATGAAGGCTTTTGGTATGGCTGGAAAACTTGCTGCTTCTGGATCAATTACAATGCAGAACATTGGAG CTATGTCAAGCTACCTCTTCATAGTGAAATATGAGTTACCATTGGTCATCAAGACATTTATGAACATCGAAGAGACCACAGG AGAATGGTATCTCAATGGTGACTATTTAGTGCTGCTGGTGTCTGTCATTCTCATtcttcccctgtccctgctgaaaAATCTAG GGTATTTGGGCTATACCAGTGGATTTTCCTTGCTTTGCATGGTCTTCTTTCTGATTGTT GTCATTTGGAAGATGTTTCAGATTCCTTGTCCTGCAGACAGTGTCATCATGAATGTGACATTACTTAATGCAACAGTGGCACCTTTGGTAGCTGAAAATATAACAAGTGAGGATATGTGCAAGCCAAAATATTTCATCTTCAATTCACAG actgtTTATGCTGTCCCAATCCTAACATTTTCCTTTGTCTGTCATCCTGCAATTCTTCCTATTTATGAAGAACTGAAAGG CCGAAGCCGTAAAAGAATGATGAATGTGTCCTATGTATCTTTTTTTGCCATGTTCCTCATGTATCTGTTGGCTGCTCTCTTTGGATACTTGACATTTTATG GAAAAGTTGAACCAGAGCTGCTTCACACCTACTCTGCTTATCTGGGTGCTGATGTTCTCCTTCTTATTGTGCGTCTTGCTGTACTTATGGCTGTCACCCTCACTGTACCTGTAGTTATTTTCCCT ATCCGCAGTTCCATTacccagctgctgtgggcagggaaggAGTTCAGCTGGTGGCGTCACTGTTCCATTACCATTTCTCTCCTGGCATTTACCAACCTGCTCGTTATCTTTGTCCCTACTATTCGAGACATCTTTGGATTCATTG GTGCTTCTGCGGCTGCCATGCTGATCTTTATACTTCCTTCTGCCTTCTATATCAAATTAGTGAAGAAGGAACCAATGAAGTCAGTGCAAAAGATTGGG gcTTCATTCTTCTTTCTAAGTGGTATACTTGTGATGACTGGGTGTATGACACTGATTATTCTAGACTGGATCCAGAATGTTAAATCTGATGGCCATTAA
- the SLC38A2 gene encoding sodium-coupled neutral amino acid symporter 2 isoform X2, which produces MILLLFVSIFSLYSVHLLLKTANEGGSLLYEQLGMKAFGMAGKLAASGSITMQNIGAMSSYLFIVKYELPLVIKTFMNIEETTGEWYLNGDYLVLLVSVILILPLSLLKNLGYLGYTSGFSLLCMVFFLIVVIWKMFQIPCPADSVIMNVTLLNATVAPLVAENITSEDMCKPKYFIFNSQTVYAVPILTFSFVCHPAILPIYEELKGRSRKRMMNVSYVSFFAMFLMYLLAALFGYLTFYGKVEPELLHTYSAYLGADVLLLIVRLAVLMAVTLTVPVVIFPIRSSITQLLWAGKEFSWWRHCSITISLLAFTNLLVIFVPTIRDIFGFIGASAAAMLIFILPSAFYIKLVKKEPMKSVQKIGASFFFLSGILVMTGCMTLIILDWIQNVKSDGH; this is translated from the exons AT GATTCTCCTGCTGTTTGTCTCAATATTTTCTTTGTATTCAGTGCATCTTCTTTTGAAGACTGCCAATGAAGGAG GATCTTTATTATATGAACAGTTGGGAATGAAGGCTTTTGGTATGGCTGGAAAACTTGCTGCTTCTGGATCAATTACAATGCAGAACATTGGAG CTATGTCAAGCTACCTCTTCATAGTGAAATATGAGTTACCATTGGTCATCAAGACATTTATGAACATCGAAGAGACCACAGG AGAATGGTATCTCAATGGTGACTATTTAGTGCTGCTGGTGTCTGTCATTCTCATtcttcccctgtccctgctgaaaAATCTAG GGTATTTGGGCTATACCAGTGGATTTTCCTTGCTTTGCATGGTCTTCTTTCTGATTGTT GTCATTTGGAAGATGTTTCAGATTCCTTGTCCTGCAGACAGTGTCATCATGAATGTGACATTACTTAATGCAACAGTGGCACCTTTGGTAGCTGAAAATATAACAAGTGAGGATATGTGCAAGCCAAAATATTTCATCTTCAATTCACAG actgtTTATGCTGTCCCAATCCTAACATTTTCCTTTGTCTGTCATCCTGCAATTCTTCCTATTTATGAAGAACTGAAAGG CCGAAGCCGTAAAAGAATGATGAATGTGTCCTATGTATCTTTTTTTGCCATGTTCCTCATGTATCTGTTGGCTGCTCTCTTTGGATACTTGACATTTTATG GAAAAGTTGAACCAGAGCTGCTTCACACCTACTCTGCTTATCTGGGTGCTGATGTTCTCCTTCTTATTGTGCGTCTTGCTGTACTTATGGCTGTCACCCTCACTGTACCTGTAGTTATTTTCCCT ATCCGCAGTTCCATTacccagctgctgtgggcagggaaggAGTTCAGCTGGTGGCGTCACTGTTCCATTACCATTTCTCTCCTGGCATTTACCAACCTGCTCGTTATCTTTGTCCCTACTATTCGAGACATCTTTGGATTCATTG GTGCTTCTGCGGCTGCCATGCTGATCTTTATACTTCCTTCTGCCTTCTATATCAAATTAGTGAAGAAGGAACCAATGAAGTCAGTGCAAAAGATTGGG gcTTCATTCTTCTTTCTAAGTGGTATACTTGTGATGACTGGGTGTATGACACTGATTATTCTAGACTGGATCCAGAATGTTAAATCTGATGGCCATTAA